In Bacteroidota bacterium, a single window of DNA contains:
- a CDS encoding glycosyltransferase family 9 protein has product MLSTPVVQNLRGQYPLAQIDFLTDKFAAEAVVGNPWLSSVLTFERKKDSSAGMIRQVRERKYDLVIDLFSNPRSAIITRLSGARWRVGFPFRWRKYAFNIIVSPRTGNTHNIDFNLDALRRLDIPVLHSQPYFPVPEPAKKKAAQWFSAEGLDGKVVVGVNPSGGWYTKRWGLEHYAHLGDLISERCGANIALLWGPGEEKDVRVIAEKMKSPPHVIPRTTLSELGALIQKCSFVVSNDSGPMHIAAALGIPTLGIFGPTNPRQQGPFGDKNRWVRNEELDCLECALTSCPIGNVCMTRLEVDRVMEAFTLLVGKSQNNEQFTPTT; this is encoded by the coding sequence TTGTTATCTACTCCGGTCGTCCAGAATTTGCGTGGACAATATCCGCTTGCCCAGATCGATTTTTTGACCGACAAGTTTGCCGCGGAGGCTGTCGTTGGGAATCCCTGGTTGTCGAGTGTGCTAACGTTCGAACGAAAAAAAGATTCAAGCGCAGGTATGATACGGCAGGTGAGGGAGAGGAAATACGACCTCGTCATTGATCTATTTTCGAACCCTCGGTCGGCGATCATAACCCGGCTGAGCGGCGCTCGATGGCGCGTGGGATTCCCGTTCCGTTGGCGAAAGTATGCGTTCAATATTATCGTTTCCCCTCGGACCGGAAACACCCATAATATAGATTTTAACTTGGATGCATTACGGAGGCTCGATATTCCGGTGCTCCATTCGCAGCCTTATTTTCCAGTGCCGGAACCGGCAAAAAAGAAAGCGGCCCAATGGTTTAGCGCGGAGGGTTTGGACGGAAAAGTCGTGGTTGGTGTAAATCCGAGCGGAGGTTGGTATACTAAACGTTGGGGGCTAGAACATTATGCTCATCTCGGTGACCTCATTAGTGAACGTTGCGGAGCCAATATCGCCTTGCTTTGGGGACCGGGAGAAGAGAAAGACGTTCGTGTCATCGCTGAAAAGATGAAATCACCGCCGCATGTCATCCCCAGGACGACGCTCTCCGAACTTGGAGCGCTCATTCAGAAATGTTCGTTCGTGGTAAGCAATGATTCGGGCCCAATGCACATTGCAGCGGCGCTTGGGATTCCAACCCTCGGAATTTTCGGACCGACAAATCCGCGTCAGCAAGGACCATTCGGTGATAAGAATAGATGGGTAAGGAACGAAGAGCTTGACTGCCTCGAATGCGCCCTTACGTCCTGTCCCATTGGAAATGTTTGCATGACTAGATTGGAAGTCGACCGCGTTATGGAAGCGTTTACGCTTCTTGTCGGCAAATCACAAAACAACGAGCAATTCACTCCAACGACTTGA
- the nth gene encoding endonuclease III: MKKKQNAIRCIRILENHFGVPRQKKERSAPLDMLIGTLLSQNTNDRNSHRAYVELRKKFPTWRKVAEAPVGAIASAIKVGGMKNQKSRRIKALLQKVHDEYGSYRLRGIETMKDDEVISTLTSYHGIGFKTAACVLLFSLRREVFPVDTHIHRICNRLGLVKTKNPDQTFAAMRPLVPSGKSYSFHTNLIRFGRTVCLAQRPRCGQCPLYDECTFHDKEKFSSEEPPVSKRQNANFMLLDAI; encoded by the coding sequence ATGAAGAAAAAACAGAACGCAATTCGTTGTATTCGGATCCTCGAAAATCATTTTGGCGTTCCACGTCAAAAAAAGGAACGCAGCGCCCCACTCGACATGCTGATAGGGACGCTGCTGTCTCAGAATACCAATGACCGGAACAGCCACCGGGCGTACGTTGAATTGCGAAAGAAATTTCCAACATGGAGAAAAGTGGCCGAAGCTCCGGTTGGTGCGATCGCTTCTGCGATCAAGGTGGGGGGGATGAAGAATCAGAAAAGCCGGCGAATCAAGGCACTGCTCCAAAAGGTCCATGATGAATACGGATCATACCGGCTGCGTGGAATTGAAACGATGAAGGATGACGAAGTTATATCAACGCTCACGTCGTACCACGGAATTGGATTCAAGACCGCTGCCTGCGTTCTTCTCTTTTCCCTTCGGCGGGAAGTATTTCCCGTTGACACCCATATTCACAGAATTTGTAACCGTCTCGGTCTGGTCAAAACGAAAAATCCGGATCAAACATTCGCTGCGATGAGGCCGCTTGTTCCCAGCGGGAAATCGTATTCCTTCCATACAAACCTCATACGGTTTGGAAGGACGGTCTGCCTCGCTCAACGTCCTCGGTGCGGTCAATGTCCGCTCTATGACGAATGTACGTTTCACGACAAAGAGAAATTCTCTTCCGAGGAACCTCCAGTTTCAAAGCGTCAAAATGCAAATTTCATGCTTTTGGATGCAATTTAG
- the lysC gene encoding lysine-sensitive aspartokinase 3 produces MKFGGTSVEDARAIDNAITLVARQKKQGPVVVLSAIAGATDTLLKAAELSVAEKLDDATLLLNNLLERHVLIAENLIDSRSTVQQLIFQLRTRFEELRNLSQSIAILGELTKRSLDTIASMGELMSSLIFAEGMKAKNEYVAWVDARTFMMTDDHFGNATPLFTEIDKKTQEIITPLLDDEAVVVTQGYIGSTVKRITTTLGRGGSDYSAAIIGAALNAEEIQIWTDVDGILTADPNITPKAKKLRTISYKEASELAYFGAKVLHPSTIRPAVQKNIPVVVLNSRRPRSTGTRVVANPPESNISVKSIANKKGITVVNLQASRFLSANRFIESIFEVFDRHHTLVDLVNTSVASASLTLSNAEVLDAIVPELEEFSDVVVFRNKAIVSIIGERLHSTVGIADRIFQSLGDIDVMMISQGASELNVSVVIDNDNVTEAVRRLHKEFFEPLPQEALFENIATS; encoded by the coding sequence ATGAAGTTCGGCGGAACGTCCGTCGAGGATGCCCGCGCGATCGACAACGCCATCACCCTTGTCGCACGACAAAAGAAACAAGGCCCGGTTGTCGTCCTCTCCGCTATCGCAGGTGCCACCGATACACTGTTGAAAGCCGCTGAACTCTCGGTGGCCGAAAAGCTCGACGATGCGACGCTTCTATTAAATAACCTCCTTGAACGGCACGTTCTTATTGCTGAAAACCTCATCGATTCCCGTTCTACAGTTCAGCAGCTTATCTTCCAGCTTCGAACCAGATTTGAGGAATTGAGGAACCTTTCGCAGAGCATCGCCATTCTTGGAGAACTGACCAAGCGCTCCCTCGACACGATTGCCTCGATGGGTGAATTGATGTCCTCGCTGATCTTCGCCGAAGGCATGAAGGCGAAAAATGAGTACGTCGCGTGGGTCGATGCGCGCACCTTCATGATGACCGACGATCATTTTGGGAACGCAACTCCCCTTTTTACAGAGATCGACAAGAAGACGCAGGAGATCATCACACCCCTTCTCGATGATGAAGCCGTCGTCGTCACGCAAGGGTACATCGGTTCAACAGTTAAAAGAATTACCACAACGCTGGGACGAGGCGGGTCCGACTACTCAGCGGCGATTATCGGGGCAGCCTTAAACGCGGAAGAGATACAAATCTGGACTGACGTTGACGGCATTCTCACCGCAGACCCGAACATCACTCCAAAGGCGAAAAAGCTAAGAACGATTTCGTATAAAGAAGCCTCCGAGCTGGCGTACTTCGGGGCAAAGGTCCTCCATCCAAGCACCATTCGCCCTGCGGTGCAGAAAAATATCCCGGTGGTCGTGCTGAATTCTCGGCGGCCACGTTCGACGGGAACGCGCGTTGTCGCGAATCCTCCGGAGTCGAACATTTCAGTAAAGTCGATCGCAAACAAAAAAGGGATCACCGTCGTCAATCTCCAGGCATCCCGCTTTCTTTCAGCGAACCGATTTATCGAGTCTATTTTCGAGGTATTTGACAGGCACCATACCCTTGTCGACCTGGTGAACACTTCTGTAGCATCCGCATCTCTCACATTGAGCAATGCCGAAGTGCTCGATGCCATCGTGCCCGAACTTGAAGAATTCTCGGACGTCGTCGTCTTCAGGAACAAAGCGATCGTCAGCATCATTGGGGAACGGCTTCATTCAACGGTCGGAATCGCCGACAGAATTTTTCAATCACTCGGCGACATCGACGTGATGATGATCTCACAAGGGGCATCGGAGTTGAATGTCAGCGTAGTTATCGACAACGACAATGTCACTGAAGCTGTACGCCGTCTGCACAAGGAATTTTTCGAGCCTCTCCCTCAAGAGGCTCTTTTCGAAAATATCGCCACATCATGA
- the dapA gene encoding 4-hydroxy-tetrahydrodipicolinate synthase encodes MARLKKFRGTGTALVTPFKNNGAVDYDALRRLIDFQIAGGVEAIIPIGTTGESPSISPEEHRRILETVIERSHGRAKIFAGSGSNYTTKAIELTRLAKQLGADAAILVAPYYNKPTQEGYFQHYRAVAEAVDIPLIVYNVPGRTGGNIMASTTLRMAEEIPSVIAVKEASGNIAQIMEIARNRPKHFSLLSGDDAITLPILSVGGDGCISVVSNQLPKDFSGMVRAGLAGNWKKALQLHNRLLPLMNANFIETNPIPVKASLAMMGMINEVYRLPLVPIGAKNRKVLKKILHDLGLV; translated from the coding sequence ATGGCACGCCTAAAGAAATTCCGCGGGACAGGAACTGCGCTCGTCACTCCTTTCAAGAACAACGGTGCCGTCGATTACGACGCGCTTCGAAGATTGATAGATTTTCAGATCGCCGGGGGCGTTGAAGCCATCATCCCGATCGGCACAACGGGAGAAAGCCCCAGCATTTCTCCGGAAGAACATCGCCGCATATTGGAGACGGTTATCGAACGATCCCACGGCCGCGCAAAAATCTTTGCGGGAAGCGGGAGCAACTATACCACCAAAGCGATCGAACTGACCCGTTTGGCAAAGCAGCTTGGAGCTGATGCAGCCATTCTTGTCGCTCCGTATTACAATAAGCCCACACAAGAAGGTTATTTTCAGCATTACAGAGCCGTTGCAGAAGCGGTCGATATCCCGTTGATCGTCTATAACGTTCCGGGGCGGACGGGGGGCAACATCATGGCGTCGACAACCTTGAGGATGGCAGAAGAAATTCCTTCGGTCATCGCTGTGAAAGAGGCTTCCGGGAACATCGCGCAAATCATGGAGATCGCACGCAACAGACCGAAACATTTTTCGCTTCTCTCAGGCGACGATGCGATCACCCTGCCGATTTTATCCGTTGGAGGAGACGGCTGCATCTCCGTTGTCTCAAACCAACTGCCGAAGGATTTTTCCGGTATGGTACGCGCCGGATTGGCCGGCAATTGGAAGAAAGCGCTGCAGCTCCATAACAGACTTCTGCCGTTGATGAATGCAAATTTCATCGAGACAAACCCGATTCCCGTCAAAGCTTCCCTCGCCATGATGGGAATGATCAACGAGGTTTACCGGCTGCCGCTTGTTCCGATCGGAGCGAAAAACAGAAAAGTCCTCAAAAAAATCCTGCACGACCTGGGCCTGGTTTAG
- a CDS encoding sulfite oxidase-like oxidoreductase, producing MGIFRSKVTGSSELNYFGKPKFPPGQYTTEKFPVLTYGVTPKISTADWRLKLWGLVEEIVTFSWDEFLKLPQRKLTADFHCVTTWSRYGDEWEGVMFSDLMGTIRAKPDARYVMQHAYGGYTTNLPLEWMLNEEVMFVHTVNGKPLEREHGGPMRVFTPRRYAWKGAKWVNGLEFMKDDRPGFWEQNGYSNTADPWKEERTW from the coding sequence ATGGGAATCTTTCGTTCAAAGGTAACTGGTTCAAGCGAGCTGAATTATTTCGGCAAGCCGAAATTTCCTCCGGGGCAATATACCACGGAAAAATTCCCCGTTCTGACATACGGCGTAACTCCTAAAATTTCGACAGCCGATTGGCGGCTGAAGTTATGGGGGCTTGTCGAAGAGATTGTCACTTTCAGTTGGGATGAATTCTTGAAACTGCCGCAGAGGAAACTCACCGCGGATTTCCATTGCGTGACCACCTGGAGCAGATATGGCGACGAGTGGGAGGGAGTGATGTTCTCGGATTTGATGGGTACGATTAGAGCGAAACCCGACGCCAGATATGTTATGCAACACGCTTACGGCGGCTATACGACAAACCTTCCGTTGGAATGGATGTTGAATGAGGAGGTCATGTTCGTCCATACCGTGAACGGCAAACCGCTCGAGAGGGAGCATGGCGGTCCGATGCGGGTCTTCACCCCACGGCGATACGCCTGGAAGGGGGCCAAGTGGGTGAACGGGTTGGAATTCATGAAGGACGATCGTCCCGGCTTCTGGGAGCAGAACGGATATAGCAACACCGCCGATCCGTGGAAAGAAGAAAGGACATGGTAA
- a CDS encoding ABC transporter permease: MQNKSFRIAKWEYLERVKTKAFIIGLFMMPTIIAVFTIIPSFLASKADEKVRKIGVIDETDSLLPYLSQRIAKFKLPDSSANYELVKITDDDSSRDHLKILATAKILDNEIEGYFLLPSDVMEKGKIEYRSENVGNIRDQERFSKILEDVIIERRLEAKGYNSREIRGLSTDVDVKTIKVSSKGEEKESGFLETFFTGYIFIMMLFMLVMTSGQMLIRSLIEEKSNRIVEVLMSSCSPSELLMGKILGLSLLGLTTISFWLLILVGVNFTMQTPFVSFDHIALLLLYFVLGYLLYVAIFVTAGAPVSTEQEAQQMTAYVTLLVMFPIALAVPAMQNPDSLMVKVLSQIPLLTPTMMALRLSIQAPDLWEIALSLVTLSASIVGMMWVAGKVFRIGILLTGKRPNFKEMYRWITTNV; encoded by the coding sequence ATGCAAAATAAATCCTTTCGGATCGCCAAGTGGGAATATTTGGAACGTGTAAAGACCAAGGCGTTCATCATCGGTCTGTTCATGATGCCGACGATCATCGCCGTGTTCACAATTATTCCAAGTTTCCTCGCGTCAAAAGCCGATGAGAAAGTACGGAAGATCGGTGTGATCGACGAAACAGATTCGCTCCTTCCGTATCTCAGCCAACGCATCGCGAAATTCAAGCTTCCCGACAGCTCGGCAAATTATGAGCTTGTGAAGATCACCGACGATGACTCATCGCGCGATCACCTGAAGATACTTGCAACCGCGAAAATCCTGGACAACGAGATCGAAGGATATTTTCTTCTCCCGTCGGACGTTATGGAGAAGGGGAAGATCGAATACCGTTCGGAAAATGTGGGCAATATCAGGGATCAGGAGCGGTTCTCAAAGATTCTCGAAGATGTCATCATCGAACGTAGGCTTGAGGCCAAAGGCTATAACTCCAGAGAGATACGGGGCCTCTCGACGGATGTCGATGTAAAAACGATCAAGGTCTCATCCAAAGGAGAGGAAAAGGAATCCGGCTTCCTCGAAACATTTTTCACCGGCTATATTTTCATTATGATGCTCTTCATGCTGGTGATGACGAGCGGCCAGATGCTGATCCGAAGCCTTATCGAAGAGAAATCGAACAGGATCGTCGAGGTATTGATGTCGTCCTGTTCCCCGAGTGAATTGCTGATGGGTAAGATATTGGGTCTGTCGCTCCTTGGACTGACCACGATCTCATTCTGGCTTTTGATTTTAGTTGGAGTGAACTTTACCATGCAGACGCCATTCGTCTCCTTTGATCACATCGCGCTTCTGCTTCTCTATTTTGTGCTCGGCTATCTTCTCTACGTTGCGATCTTTGTTACCGCAGGGGCGCCTGTCTCAACAGAACAGGAAGCGCAGCAAATGACGGCGTACGTCACCCTGCTGGTGATGTTCCCGATCGCTCTGGCAGTTCCTGCGATGCAAAATCCGGACTCACTGATGGTCAAAGTGTTGTCACAGATACCGCTTTTGACCCCGACGATGATGGCGCTCCGGCTTTCAATTCAGGCTCCCGACCTCTGGGAGATTGCCCTCTCGCTCGTTACCTTGTCCGCGTCGATCGTGGGAATGATGTGGGTGGCAGGGAAGGTTTTTCGCATCGGGATCTTGCTTACCGGCAAACGGCCGAATTTCAAAGAAATGTATCGCTGGATTACCACGAATGTATGA
- a CDS encoding ATP-binding cassette domain-containing protein produces MIIAEHLRKQYVNVLAVDDVSLQVEPGKIFGLIGPNGAGKSTSIRMILNITTPDKGTVTFDGAPFDGNIQNRIGYLPEERGLYKKNKLLDTILYFAGLRGMTGPGVKQKALEWLRRFDLEGYAKSKVEELSKGNQQKVQFIISILHDPSYIVLDEPFSGLDPVNQIILKDILQELKQQGKAIIFSTHQMDSAEKLCDEICLVNHGKIVLEGSMKEVKQKFGKNSVHVEFAGDGSFLSSLPQVKKATIYENYAELQLNGSVSSRELLSSIVPKVDIRKFEFVEPSLNSIFLDVVGVPDESAEREETKPAAVRTKTVSGDARVRKAMLLFIFALVGTLVLGVITLKKGEASWDAPMVLLAVSLFSFMRYLKARKLVTAELQRTGEETANAK; encoded by the coding sequence ATGATTATCGCGGAGCACCTTCGGAAACAGTATGTCAATGTTCTGGCCGTTGACGATGTCTCTCTTCAAGTAGAGCCCGGAAAAATTTTCGGCCTTATTGGTCCGAACGGAGCGGGGAAAAGCACTTCGATCCGCATGATCCTCAACATCACGACGCCGGATAAAGGAACTGTGACGTTTGACGGCGCGCCGTTTGACGGGAATATCCAAAATCGCATTGGATATCTTCCCGAAGAAAGGGGATTGTACAAGAAAAATAAGCTTCTGGACACCATCCTTTACTTTGCCGGCTTGCGGGGAATGACCGGGCCGGGGGTCAAACAAAAGGCTCTTGAGTGGCTCAGGCGGTTTGACCTTGAAGGGTATGCGAAAAGCAAGGTCGAAGAGCTTTCGAAGGGCAACCAGCAAAAAGTCCAGTTCATTATCTCTATCCTTCATGATCCTTCCTACATCGTGCTTGACGAACCATTTTCGGGGCTCGATCCGGTCAATCAGATCATTCTGAAAGATATCCTCCAGGAATTGAAGCAGCAGGGGAAGGCGATTATTTTTTCGACCCATCAGATGGATTCGGCAGAAAAGTTGTGCGATGAGATCTGCCTGGTCAACCATGGCAAGATTGTGCTCGAAGGAAGCATGAAGGAGGTCAAACAAAAGTTTGGGAAAAATTCCGTTCATGTGGAGTTTGCCGGCGACGGTTCGTTTCTCTCATCGCTGCCACAGGTAAAGAAAGCGACGATCTATGAAAATTATGCAGAACTGCAGCTCAACGGCAGTGTATCATCCCGCGAGCTCCTTTCTTCCATCGTCCCGAAAGTCGATATCAGAAAATTTGAATTTGTCGAGCCGTCGCTGAATTCGATCTTCCTCGATGTGGTAGGAGTTCCTGATGAGTCGGCAGAGCGCGAGGAGACCAAACCGGCTGCGGTGAGAACGAAAACAGTTTCGGGCGACGCGCGCGTAAGGAAGGCGATGCTTCTCTTTATCTTCGCGCTTGTCGGAACGTTGGTCTTGGGTGTCATCACGTTGAAGAAAGGAGAGGCATCGTGGGATGCTCCGATGGTCCTTCTGGCTGTTTCTCTCTTTTCGTTCATGAGGTATTTGAAGGCCAGAAAACTTGTTACTGCCGAACTGCAGCGAACCGGAGAGGAGACAGCCAATGCAAAATAA
- the asnS gene encoding asparagine--tRNA ligase → MGTRIYIEDLARCVGETVTISGWVYNKRSSGKIRFIVIRDGTGLMQAVIVKANVSEDIFSRFDELTQETSLRVTGKIRKEDRAPGGYEMDLAGLDIISVAKEYPITPKEHGVEFLMDRRHLWLRSERQHAILRVRHEIIRSIREFFDGRGFLLLDAPIFTPAACEGTSTLFETNYFDLGKAYLTQSGQLYGEAGAMSFGKVYVFGPTFRAEKSKTRRHLTEFWMVEPEVAFNDLDDDMDLAEEFLEHIVTNVLKNRMPELKTLERNTKFLENVKRPLPRITYDEAVEIIHKKGVPFEWGNDLGGTDETVISEQFDRPVMVHRYPSQVKAFYMKRDPKNDKLALAVDVLAPEGYGEIIGGSQREDDYDTLLARLKEHNLPQSAFEWYLDLRRFGSVPHAGFGLGVERTVSWICGLDHVRETIPFARMIYRLTP, encoded by the coding sequence ATGGGTACTCGAATATATATTGAAGATCTTGCTCGATGCGTCGGTGAAACAGTTACCATCTCGGGTTGGGTCTATAACAAACGTTCAAGCGGGAAAATACGCTTCATCGTCATTCGCGATGGCACCGGATTGATGCAAGCTGTGATCGTGAAAGCGAACGTAAGCGAAGATATCTTTAGTCGGTTTGATGAATTGACCCAGGAAACGTCCCTTCGCGTGACGGGGAAAATTCGCAAAGAAGACCGTGCGCCGGGGGGATATGAAATGGACCTCGCCGGCCTGGACATAATTTCCGTGGCGAAGGAATATCCCATCACCCCCAAAGAACATGGCGTCGAGTTTCTCATGGACCGCCGCCATCTCTGGCTTCGTTCCGAACGCCAGCATGCCATCCTGCGTGTTCGCCACGAGATCATTCGTTCGATACGAGAATTTTTCGACGGGCGAGGATTCCTTCTTCTGGACGCTCCGATTTTCACCCCGGCCGCCTGCGAAGGGACAAGCACTCTTTTCGAGACCAACTATTTCGATCTAGGCAAAGCGTACCTGACCCAATCGGGTCAATTGTACGGCGAAGCCGGCGCCATGTCCTTCGGGAAAGTCTACGTCTTTGGCCCGACCTTCCGGGCGGAGAAATCGAAAACCCGCCGCCATCTGACAGAATTCTGGATGGTCGAGCCGGAGGTCGCCTTCAACGATCTGGATGATGATATGGATTTGGCTGAGGAATTCCTCGAACATATCGTGACGAACGTGTTGAAGAACCGTATGCCCGAATTGAAAACCCTCGAGCGCAACACGAAGTTCTTGGAAAATGTAAAACGCCCGCTGCCGCGTATCACGTATGATGAAGCAGTCGAGATCATTCATAAAAAAGGAGTTCCGTTTGAATGGGGAAACGACCTCGGGGGGACTGATGAAACAGTGATTTCCGAGCAGTTCGACCGTCCGGTGATGGTGCATCGATATCCGTCGCAGGTGAAGGCGTTCTATATGAAGCGCGACCCCAAAAACGACAAGCTCGCGCTCGCTGTCGATGTGCTTGCGCCGGAGGGATACGGCGAGATTATCGGCGGCAGCCAGCGCGAGGACGATTACGATACGCTGCTTGCGCGCTTAAAAGAGCACAATCTCCCGCAATCGGCATTTGAGTGGTATCTTGATTTACGCCGCTTCGGTTCGGTGCCGCACGCCGGATTCGGCCTCGGCGTGGAGCGGACCGTCTCATGGATCTGCGGCCTGGACCATGTTCGCGAGACTATTCCGTTTGCACGAATGATCTATCGGCTGACACCATAA
- the nadA gene encoding quinolinate synthase NadA, with amino-acid sequence MIAALEHNASPRTEIPLNLESEILRLKKDLNAVLLAHYYQESEIQDLADYVGDSLELARRAAETDADVIVFAGVHFMAETAKILNPHKLVLLPDLEAGCSLAEGCPAADFRRFREMHSDHVAVTYINCSAEVKALSDIICTSSSAEKIINQIPIDKPILFSPDKNLGAYLAKKTGRQMLLWNGSCIVHETFSERKIIGLQMEHPDAKLIAHPECEESLLSRADFIGSTSALLKFVQSNPAKKFIVATEVGIIHQMQRSASEKEFIPAPPDANCACNECPHMKRNTMEKLYLCMKNRSPEITMTPDLLQQALVPIQRMLAMS; translated from the coding sequence ATGATCGCAGCTTTAGAACATAATGCGTCACCAAGGACAGAGATTCCTCTCAACCTCGAATCGGAGATCCTTCGCCTGAAGAAGGATCTGAACGCGGTTCTTCTTGCGCATTATTACCAGGAATCGGAGATCCAGGACCTCGCGGACTATGTCGGCGACAGCCTGGAGCTGGCCCGGCGCGCGGCAGAAACTGACGCCGACGTCATCGTCTTCGCAGGCGTGCATTTTATGGCCGAAACTGCAAAAATTCTTAACCCCCATAAATTGGTGCTGCTTCCGGACCTTGAGGCCGGCTGTTCTCTAGCAGAAGGCTGTCCGGCGGCCGATTTCAGGCGTTTTCGAGAGATGCATTCGGACCATGTCGCGGTCACCTATATCAATTGTTCGGCTGAGGTCAAGGCGCTCAGCGATATCATCTGCACGTCAAGCAGCGCTGAAAAGATCATTAACCAGATTCCAATAGATAAGCCGATCCTTTTTTCGCCCGATAAGAACCTCGGCGCATATCTTGCAAAGAAAACAGGGAGGCAGATGCTCCTGTGGAATGGAAGCTGCATCGTACATGAGACTTTCAGCGAGCGCAAGATCATCGGTTTGCAAATGGAGCATCCAGACGCAAAACTGATTGCTCATCCTGAATGCGAAGAATCTCTTCTGTCGCGCGCCGATTTCATCGGTTCGACGAGTGCCTTGTTGAAATTCGTCCAGTCGAACCCGGCTAAGAAATTCATCGTCGCCACGGAGGTCGGGATCATCCATCAAATGCAGCGGAGCGCGTCTGAGAAGGAATTCATTCCCGCTCCCCCCGATGCTAATTGTGCCTGCAACGAATGCCCGCATATGAAACGGAACACGATGGAAAAGCTCTATCTCTGCATGAAGAACAGATCGCCGGAGATAACGATGACTCCGGACCTCTTGCAGCAGGCACTGGTGCCGATTCAAAGGATGCTCGCGATGAGCTAG
- a CDS encoding glycosyltransferase family 9 protein, protein MQSLEQFLKRSLFRLVNSFRPGIRYSPQQLPLESFNRILIIRQHDQLGDLMIATPAIRALRRKFPKAFIAVVVREYTAPVIEHNPYVDEVIVFYEKLGRWNIRKFVSFWKSVRNKFECVILLNTISRSLSSDLIALLSGAKYIVGPDHLKLDPSIPEKIYNVQVHRPQGQKHEIQRNLDIVRGLGADENDLEYDLVLTDAEVYEAERVYQILGIAPKAIVVGVHFGALNPSKCFPLDKLAAVIDWTIERYRAEAVLIVSPNEVDRKRIIESSLHHNVHSAPVMPLRIMAAFLRHLNLLMCNDTGTLHIAASQRVPTISFHSLSDPSIWKPPHPRHIAVRADDALITSITVEQVKEAVILAMNKYAGKSLV, encoded by the coding sequence ATGCAGTCGCTTGAACAATTTCTAAAACGATCTCTCTTCCGCCTTGTCAATTCATTTCGTCCCGGTATCCGATATTCCCCGCAGCAGCTTCCTCTCGAGTCATTTAATCGTATTCTGATCATCCGCCAGCACGACCAGCTTGGCGATTTGATGATTGCGACGCCGGCAATTCGTGCGTTACGCAGAAAGTTTCCAAAAGCCTTCATCGCCGTGGTCGTCCGGGAATACACCGCTCCGGTCATCGAACACAATCCATACGTGGACGAAGTGATCGTCTTCTATGAAAAATTAGGCCGATGGAATATTCGTAAGTTCGTTTCATTCTGGAAATCGGTGCGGAATAAGTTCGAGTGCGTCATCCTCCTGAACACCATTTCCCGCTCGCTTTCTTCCGACCTCATCGCCCTGCTGAGCGGGGCAAAATATATTGTTGGTCCTGACCATCTGAAGCTCGATCCGTCCATCCCGGAGAAGATTTACAACGTCCAGGTTCATCGCCCTCAAGGACAAAAACATGAAATCCAGCGCAATCTGGATATCGTCCGTGGTCTTGGGGCGGATGAGAACGATTTGGAGTATGATCTTGTTTTAACAGATGCAGAAGTGTATGAAGCGGAAAGGGTCTATCAAATACTGGGAATCGCTCCCAAGGCAATTGTTGTTGGAGTGCATTTTGGAGCCTTAAATCCTTCGAAGTGCTTCCCGCTCGATAAATTGGCTGCGGTGATTGATTGGACGATCGAGAGGTACAGGGCGGAAGCGGTTCTCATCGTCAGCCCGAATGAAGTTGACCGCAAAAGAATCATCGAATCATCGCTGCATCACAACGTTCATTCGGCGCCGGTCATGCCGTTGCGGATCATGGCGGCCTTTTTACGGCATTTGAATTTGCTCATGTGCAACGACACCGGGACGCTGCATATTGCCGCGTCGCAGCGTGTACCAACGATCTCCTTTCATTCGCTGAGCGATCCTTCAATATGGAAGCCGCCGCATCCGCGCCATATTGCCGTCAGGGCCGATGACGCGCTGATCACGTCGATCACCGTCGAACAGGTGAAGGAGGCTGTGATCTTAGCGATGAATAAATATGCCGGAAAGTCTTTGGTTTGA